From one Solanum stenotomum isolate F172 chromosome 12, ASM1918654v1, whole genome shotgun sequence genomic stretch:
- the LOC125849570 gene encoding DNA mismatch repair protein MLH3-like, with product MSFHSACDIEKRSRSQIYPLFLFNLNCPKSLYDSTLEPSKTSVEFKESLVVTKWFLMLLVGRCEDWHPVLLFIEDTVTNLWTVSTDILRSVKAGAELRVAKLHLNFLPCCQRN from the exons ATGAGTTTTCACAGTGCTTGTGACATTGAGAAGCGAAGTAGATCTCAGATATATCCACTGTTTCTGTTTAACTTAAACTGTCCTAAATCTTTATATGATTCGACTTTGGAGCCTTCAAAGACCTCTGTGGAATTTAAG GAATCTCTTGTGGTAACTAAATGGTTCTTAATGTTACTTGTAGGAAGATGCGAG GATTGGCACCCCGTCCTTCTCTTTATTGAGGATACTGTCACGAATCTCTGGACTGTAAGTACCG ATATTCTGAGATCAGTAAAGGCAGGTGCAGAGCTCAGAGTTGCAAAGCTACACTTGAACTTCCTTCCCTGCTGCCAAAGAAACTGA